One Solea senegalensis isolate Sse05_10M linkage group LG13, IFAPA_SoseM_1, whole genome shotgun sequence DNA segment encodes these proteins:
- the si:dkey-183i3.6 gene encoding LAT2 domain-containing protein: MEDVLWTSGVWWTLVLTLVLTLVSLSLVSLLCLSCKRKSKIIHEEHQTQDLHTFQRGGSVFAVVQSKPVTRANQIMSSTFETLEEYSPDADYEQPDYENVNPAPPTASPDHTYVAPLPNVVYANETITDANQTVGVYENFIKSLSIKDDEDDYVNFAFQDEEPDYVNSGV, translated from the exons ATGGAAG acgTGTTGTGGACCTCAGGTGTGTGGTGGACTCTGGTCCTGACTCTGGTCCTGACGCTGGTGTCCCTGAGTCTggtgtctctgctctgtctgaGCTGTAAAAGGAAGTCCA AAATCATTCACGAGGAGCATCAGACACAAGACCTGCACACGTT CCAACGCGGTGGAAGTGTTTTTGCTGTGGTTCAGTCAAAACCAG TCACCAGAGCCAATCAGATTATGTCGTCCACGTT tGAAACTCTAGAGGAATATTCACCAG ATGCAGACTATGAACAACCAGACTATGAAAATGTCAATCCAG CTCCTCCCACAGCGAGTCCGGATCATACATATGT agcTCCACTACCTAACGTGGTTTATGCAAATGAAACTATAACTG atgCCAATCAAACAGTGGGCGTTTATGAAAACTTTATCAAATCATTGTCAATAAAAGACG ATGAAGACGACTACGTGAACTTTGCGTTCCAGGACG aGGAGCCTGATTATGTCAACAGTGGAGTCTGA
- the kctd7 gene encoding BTB/POZ domain-containing protein KCTD7 — protein sequence MQQNGSVGSIDGSDVSGSSSGGSGSRERHSPSFSPLLPAATTRVRRFIQERRTLPLPRVMVVFSGTGSSEKPSDAMSGSDSAEDEFRKPAAASPKLSGRGRSSSGGSSKALRSALSGQEEQEFPEVISLNVGGMYFTTRLSTLRRYDDTMLAAMFSGRHYIPRDAEGRYFIDRDGMYFGDILNFLREGELPHRNRARAVHREAQYYSIGPLLDSLEDVQPLTGEKVRQAFLDLLPYYRDNLERIVEIAKLRAMQKKARFAKLKICVYKEEMPITPYERPLFNSLRFERSDSEAKLFEHHCEVDVSFGPWEAVADVYDLLHCIVSDLSERGIAAEQQCIGVCDKHLINHYYCKRPIYEFKITWW from the exons ATGCAGCAGAATGGCTCCGTCGGCTCCATTGACGGTTCTGATgtcagcggcagcagcagcggcggcagcggcagcagggAGCGCCACTCCCCGTCCTTCAGCCCGCTGCTGCCCGCCGCCACGACGCGGGTGAGGCGCTTCATCCAGGAGAGACGCACGCTGCCTCTACCCAGAGTGATGGTGGTATTCTCGGGCACGGGGAGCAGCGAGAAACCGAGCGATGCCATGTCTGGCTCGGACTCTGCGGAGGACGAGTTCCGAAAGCCAGCGGCCGCCTCGCCGAAGCTCAGCGGCCGCggccgcagcagcagcggcggcagcagcaagGCGCTCCGCTCCGCCCTCAGCGgccaggaggagcaggag TTTCCAGAGGTCATCTCTCTGAACGTGGGCGGCATGTACTTCACCACGCGTCTGTCCACGCTGCGGCGCTACGACGACACCATGTTGGCCGCCATGTTCAGCGGACGCCACTACATCCCACGCGACGCCGAGGGACGTTACTTTATTGATCGAGACGGGATGTATTTCGG TGACATCCTTAACTTCCTCCGTGAGGGCGAGCTTCCCCACAGGAACCGGGCGAGAGCGGTGCACCGTGAGGCTCAGTACTACTCCATCGGCCCACTGCTGGACAGCCTGGAGGACGTTCAGCCGCTCACCGGAGAGAAAGTGAGACAAGCTTTCCTCGATCTGCTGCCTTATTACAGAG ACAATCTGGAGCGCATCGTGGAGATTGCCAAACTGAGGGCGATGCAGAAGAAGGCGCGCTTCGCCAAGCTGAAGATCTGCGTGTACAAGGAGGAGATGCCCATCACGCCTTATGAGCGCCCGCTCTTTAACTCTCTGCGCTTCGAGCGCTCGGACAGCGAGGCCAAGCTGTTCGAGCACCACTGCGAGGTGGACGTGTCCTTCGGGCCGTGGGAGGCGGTGGCCGACGTGTACGACCTGCTGCACTGCATCGTCAGCGACCTGTCGGAGCGCGGCATTGCCGCCGAGCAGCAGTGCATCGGCGTCTGCGACAAGCACCTTATCAACCATTACTACTGCAAGAGGCCCATCTACGAGTTTAAGATCACGTGGTGGTGA
- the kcnj6 gene encoding G protein-activated inward rectifier potassium channel 2, whose translation MEQDVESPAINRQPKLPKQAREDLPKHLAAMERTRKVQRYVQKDGKCNVHHGNVRETYRYLTDIFTTLVDLKWRFNLFIFVLVYTVTWLFFGFMWWLIAYVRGDLDHIADNQWTPCVNNLNGFVSAFLFSIETETTIGYGYRVITDKCPEGILLLLVQSVLGSIVNAFMVGCMFVKISQPKKRAETLVFSTNAVISMRDGRLCLMFRVGDLRNSHIVEASIRAKLIKSKQTKEGEFIPLNQTDINVGYSTGDDRLFLVSPLIICHEINQNSPFWEISQAHLAKDELEIVVILEGMVEATGMTCQARSSYISSEIKWGYRFTPVLTLEDGFYEVDYNSFHDIYETDTPACSARELADMTNRARLPLTWSMASKLSQQGLPESEQESQETKSSPGKQGQNQQTERNGDIANIESESKV comes from the exons ATGGAGCAGGATGTGGAGAGCCCTGCCATCAACAGACAGCCCAAGTTGCCAAAGCAGGCGCGTGAGGATCTGCCCAAACATCTGGCAGCGATGGAGAGGACAAGGAAGGTCCAACGCTACGTCCAGAAGGACGGGAAGTGCAACGTCCACCACGGCAACGTGCGGGAGACGTACCGGTACCTGACGGACATCTTCACCACGCTGGTGGACCTGAAGTGGAGGTTCAACCTCTTCATCTTCGTGCTGGTGTACACCGTGACGTGGCTCTTCTTTGGCTTCATGTGGTGGCTCATTGCGTATGTACGCGGCGACCTGGACCACATAGCGGACAATCAGTGGACTCCGTGTGTCAACAACCTCAACGGGTTCGTATCGGCGTTCCTGTTCTCCATCGAGACGGAGACCACCATCGGTTACGGATACAGGGTCATCACGGACAAATGCCCCGAGGGCATCCTCCTGCTCTTGGTTCAGTCGGTGCTGGGGTCTATCGTCAACGCCTTCATGGTGGGCTGCATGTTTGTGAAGATCTCGCAGCCCAAGAAGCGAGCCGAGACACTGGTGTTCTCCACCAACGCCGTCATCTCCATGAGAGACGGGCGACTGTGCCTCATGTTCCGGGTCGGAGATCTGCGCAACTCGCACATAGTGGAAGCGTCGATCCGGGCCAAGCTCATCAAGTCCAAGCAGACCAAGGAAGGGGAGTTCATCCCTCTGAACCAGACGGACATAAACGTGGGCTACAGCACAGGAGACGACAGACTCTTCCTGGTGTCGCCGCTCATCATCTGCCACGAGATCAACCAGAACAGCCCCTTCTGGGAGATCTCACAAGCTCACCTGGCCAAGGACGAGCTGGAAATTGTGGTGATTTTAGAGGGAATGGTGGAGGCCACAG GAATGACGTGCCAGGCGAGGAGTTCATATATCAGCAGCGAGATCAAGTGGGGCTACCGCTTCACGCCGGTGCTGACGCTGGAGGACGGCTTCTATGAGGTCGACTACAACAGCTTCCACGACATCTACGAGACGGACACGCCCGCCTGCAGCGCCAGAGAGCTCGCCGACATGACCAACCGCGCACGCCTGCCCCTCACCTGGTCAATGGCGAGTAAGCTGAGTCAGCAGGGACTGCCAGAGTCCGAGCAGGAGAGTCAGGAGACCAAGAGCAGCCCGGGGAAGCAGGGCCAGAACCAGCAGACGGAGAGGAACGGGGACATCGCCAACATTGAGAGTGAGTCCAAAGTCTAG
- the rabgef1 gene encoding rab5 GDP/GTP exchange factor isoform X1: MSQRTERRGIHVDQSDLLCKKGCGYYGNAAWQGLCSKCWREEYQRVRQKQIQDDWALAEKLQREEDAAYASSHGAQTQPHGQSSAPHPGHASLGPFSKFEEKKTNEKTRKVTTVKKFFSPSSRTPPKKETQEGKTPSPSISRHSSFETDQVSRDFVDFLKNLQRPGREIHKQCRAFIVNMSSKKDLSAEELSECVQDFYQNMADRLMSHFKGSSESVEQVMDQVEKYIMTRLYKGVFCPETSDDERKDLATQNRIRALHWVTIQMLCVSMDEEIPEVSENVVKAITDVIEMDSKRVPRDKLACITRCSKHIFSAIRITKNEPASADDFLPALIYIVLKANPPRLQSNIQYITRFCNPSRLMTGEDGYYFTNLCCATAFIEKLDAQSLNLSPEEFERYMSGQASPRLHSSEGDWALAGSAPDATAVATTNPVLVQLNQNLELLSGLISKQERVTEAAQSLQADLLSWPQSVEREVHGVLEKYPLEVAPRTVSAIDANNVDNDNLPPPLTPQVFAG; this comes from the exons ATGAGTCAGCGGACGGAGCGACGGGGCATACATGTGGACCAATCAGACTTGCTGTGCAAAAAGGGATGCGGTTACTATGGCAACGCAGCTTGGCAGGGTCTGTGCTCCAAGTGCTGGAGGGAGGAGTACCAGAGGGTTCGGCAGAAACAGATCCAGGATGACTGGGCTTTGGCGGAAAA GTTGCAACGAGAGGAGGATGCGGCGTACGCGAGTAGCCATGGAGCTCAGACGCAGCCCCACGGCCAGTCCTCGGCACCGCACCCAGGACACGCCTCTCTGGGCCCCTTCTCCAAGTTTGAGGAGAAGAAAACGAACGAGAAGACGCGAAAAGTGACCACGGTGAAGAAGTTCTTCAGCCCCTCATCACGCACTCCTCCCAAGAAAG aaACCCAAGAGGGCAAAACACCCAGTCCGTCCATTAGCCGCCACAGCAGCTTTGAAACGGACCAAGTGTCCAGGGACTTTGTGGACTTCTTGAAAAACCTGCAGCGGCCCGGCCGGGAGATCCATAAGCAGTGCCGCGCCTTCATCGTGAACATGTCCAGCAAGAAG GATCTCAGTGCTGAAGAACTCTCAGAGTGCGTTCAGGATTTCTACCAGAACATGGCCGACCGCCTGATGAGTCATTTTAAAG GCTCATCAGAGTCCGTGGAGCAGGTGATGGACCAGGTGGAGAAGTACATCATGACCCGTCTTTATAAAGGCGTCTTCTGTCCGGAAACCAGCGACGATGAGAGGAAGGATCTGGCCACACAGAACCGGATACG gGCTTTGCACTGGGTGACCATCCAGATGCTGTGTGTGTCCATGGATGAAGAAATCCCTGAAGTGTCGGAGAATGTGGTCAAAGCAATAACAG ATGTGATAGAGATGGACTCTAAGAGGGTTCCCCGGGACAAACTGGCGTGCATCACACGCTGCAGCAAACACATCTTCAGCGCGATAAGGATCACGAAGAACGAGCCGGCGTCCGCCGACGACTTCCTGCCCGCGCTCATTTACATCGTGCTCAAGGCCAACCCTCCGCGGCTTCAGTCCAACATCCAGTACATCACACGCTTCTGTAACCCGAGCAGACTGATGACCGGAGAGGACGGATACTACTTCACTAACCTG TGCTGTGCGACCGCCTTCATTGAGAAGTTGGACGCTCAGTCTCTAAATCTGTCCCCGGAGGAGTTTGAGCGTTACATGTCGGGCCAGGCGTCGCCGCGTCTCCACAGCTCAGAGGGCGACTGGGCCCTCGCCGGCTCCGCCCCCGATGCGACCGCCGTTGCCACCACCAACCCGGTCCTGGTTCAGCTCAATCAGAACCTGGAGCTGCTGTCGGGCCTCATCAGCAAACAGGAGCGCGTGACGGAGGCGGCGCAGAGCCTGCAGGCCGACCTCCTCTCCTGGCCTCAGAGCGTGGAGCGCGAGGTTCACGGCGTGCTGGAGAAATACCCGCTGGAGGTCGCGCCCCGCACCGTTTCTGCCATCGACGCCAACAACGTGGACAACGACAACCTCCCGCCACCACTCACACCACAGGTGTTTGCTGGGTAA
- the rabgef1 gene encoding rab5 GDP/GTP exchange factor isoform X2: protein MADRLMSHFKGSSESVEQVMDQVEKYIMTRLYKGVFCPETSDDERKDLATQNRIRALHWVTIQMLCVSMDEEIPEVSENVVKAITDVIEMDSKRVPRDKLACITRCSKHIFSAIRITKNEPASADDFLPALIYIVLKANPPRLQSNIQYITRFCNPSRLMTGEDGYYFTNLCCATAFIEKLDAQSLNLSPEEFERYMSGQASPRLHSSEGDWALAGSAPDATAVATTNPVLVQLNQNLELLSGLISKQERVTEAAQSLQADLLSWPQSVEREVHGVLEKYPLEVAPRTVSAIDANNVDNDNLPPPLTPQVFAG from the exons ATGGCCGACCGCCTGATGAGTCATTTTAAAG GCTCATCAGAGTCCGTGGAGCAGGTGATGGACCAGGTGGAGAAGTACATCATGACCCGTCTTTATAAAGGCGTCTTCTGTCCGGAAACCAGCGACGATGAGAGGAAGGATCTGGCCACACAGAACCGGATACG gGCTTTGCACTGGGTGACCATCCAGATGCTGTGTGTGTCCATGGATGAAGAAATCCCTGAAGTGTCGGAGAATGTGGTCAAAGCAATAACAG ATGTGATAGAGATGGACTCTAAGAGGGTTCCCCGGGACAAACTGGCGTGCATCACACGCTGCAGCAAACACATCTTCAGCGCGATAAGGATCACGAAGAACGAGCCGGCGTCCGCCGACGACTTCCTGCCCGCGCTCATTTACATCGTGCTCAAGGCCAACCCTCCGCGGCTTCAGTCCAACATCCAGTACATCACACGCTTCTGTAACCCGAGCAGACTGATGACCGGAGAGGACGGATACTACTTCACTAACCTG TGCTGTGCGACCGCCTTCATTGAGAAGTTGGACGCTCAGTCTCTAAATCTGTCCCCGGAGGAGTTTGAGCGTTACATGTCGGGCCAGGCGTCGCCGCGTCTCCACAGCTCAGAGGGCGACTGGGCCCTCGCCGGCTCCGCCCCCGATGCGACCGCCGTTGCCACCACCAACCCGGTCCTGGTTCAGCTCAATCAGAACCTGGAGCTGCTGTCGGGCCTCATCAGCAAACAGGAGCGCGTGACGGAGGCGGCGCAGAGCCTGCAGGCCGACCTCCTCTCCTGGCCTCAGAGCGTGGAGCGCGAGGTTCACGGCGTGCTGGAGAAATACCCGCTGGAGGTCGCGCCCCGCACCGTTTCTGCCATCGACGCCAACAACGTGGACAACGACAACCTCCCGCCACCACTCACACCACAGGTGTTTGCTGGGTAA
- the LOC122779311 gene encoding uncharacterized protein LOC122779311: MILMGHSLCLPSPATVHELFSVARDANIIPDISLDPVLTTYLSLDSSAALQHQYAFLQRSMSREQQSRFNLNLTQQLGGSSRVSYGGVGVVALALSLLFDQVALQVRAQGSMPGNSSSQKFEAKAIFGISSSSRIGRIIHSYLRLVPGVAGDEEKIAETTELYDGWLKLELIDHYERMTTKKRMSTVSMQQWLTGAAVHLHMRIHQVRLHSVPVGSARSLGLSYRTSLRHLLQGFTAYLRKHIQETAAQSPRGLRTRTDTQSRQMNTPSTTNVTCLSEPLSNISQANRFTGTTALSSTADISSKCKTQGNIEEFRVLEERNGTHAITGTTTTLTNLTFSSRKEEAGVRGLLVIEPWRNVSHSVQHHPCQSPAIQQALLTRIINAQDLGHDRNIFQLPEKVFQSLLKQRNNFKLRII; this comes from the exons ATGATTCTGATGGGCCACAGTTTGTGTCTTCCCTCTCCAGCCACTGTCCACGAGCTGTTCTCCGTGGCTCGAGATGCCAACATCATACCCGACATCTCCCTGGATCCAGTCCTTACCACCTACTTGTCGCTGGACTCCTCTGCGGCTCTGCAGCATCAGTATGCCTTCTTACAGCGCAGCatgagcagagagcagcagagtcGCTTCAACCTGAACCTGACTCAACAGCTGGGGGGCAGCAGCAGGGTCAGCTATGGAGGAGTCGGGGTGGTtgctctcgctctgtctctgctctttGACCAGGTTGCCCTACAA GTCCGAGCCCAAGGGTCAATGCCGGGGAACTCCTCAAGTCAGAAGTTTGAAGCAAAGGCAATTTTCGGCATCAGCAGCTCCTCGAGAATCGGTCGTATCATCCACAGCTACCTCCGCCTGGTCCCAGGCGTTGCCGGCGATGAGGAGAAGATAGCGGAGACGACTGAGCTCTACGACGGTTGGCTGAAGCTTGAACTCATTGACCATTACGAAAGGATGACCACgaagaagaggatgagcacGGTGTCCATGCAGCAGTGGTTGACCGGAGCTGCAGTTCACCTGCACATGAGAATACACCAG GTCCGGCTGCACTCTGTGCCTGTGGGATCAGCGAGGTCTCTGGGTCTGTCTTACAGGACAAGTTTAAGACACCTGCTTCAGGGCTTCACAGCCTATCTACGCAAGCACATCCAGGAGACCGCAGCTCAGAGTCCACGAGGACTCCGCACAAGGACAGACACTCAATCAAGACAAATGAACACACCCAGCACAACCAATGTGACCTGTTTAAGTGAACCCCTTTCTAATATTAGCCAGGCTAATAGATTCACTGGGACAACTGCACTCAGTTCCACAGCTGATATTAGCAGCAAATGTAAAACCCAGGGAAACATAGAAGAGTTTAGAGTCTTAGAAGAAAGGAATGGCACTCATGCAATTACAGGAACCACAACGACACTCACCAATTTGACTTTTTCGAGCAGGAAGGAGGAAGCTGGCGTGCGAGGCCTGTTAGTCATTGAGCCGTGGAGGAATGTGAGTCACAGCGTGCAGCATCATCCGTGTCAGTCTCCAGCCATACAACAAGCTCTGCTGACGCGTATCATTAATGCTCAGGACCTCGGCCACGACAGAAACATCTTCCAGCTCCCTGAAAAAGTTTTCCAAAGCCTGCTCAAGCAGAGGAACAATTTTAAGTTAAGGATAATTTAG